A single region of the Candidatus Aminicenantes bacterium genome encodes:
- a CDS encoding DEAD/DEAH box helicase: MTATKDDMTQKAMEGILTLEREQQGHARVVHIPSFSGDFHDYPDELAREVVDLFAQRGIQRIYSHQARALRHILAGRHVVVATPTASGKTLIYNAASLNALAADPAAKSLYIFPTKALSQDQLAELFDLNRRMGDRLGLHTYDGDTPQSMRRSIRRQAQIVLTNPYMLHSGILPHHTKWISLFENLRFVILDELHTYTGVFGSHMANVIRRLRRIARFYGSDPVFIMSSATIANPEELAERIIESPVEAVLESGAPRGEKHLVFFNPPVVNRQLGIRKSYVSMARHITGILVKNGLQVIVFANSRLNTEILVKYLKTDLEKHFTSAGTVRGYRGGYLPKKRREIEKGLREGRIKAVVSTNALELGIDIGALDAAVLAAYPGTIASTWQRLGRAGRRSDGAIGVLISSSSPVDQFIAGHPEYFTESSPEQGRINPDNLSILIEHIKCAAFELPFSDTETFGGEDLKEILNYLAEHQVLYAREGKWFWTTEGYPADTVSLTRVTSDNFVVVDRTGPEQVIAEVDFSSALETLHPKAIYILEGVQYVVEEFDYENRKAFVRESQSDYFTDAITNTKISILDREDETRSHPLTTAFGDVHVFSQVVGFKKLKFFTNENVGAGNLQLPQQEMHTTAFWFTISAELLEDLDVPAEDKIEAVNGLAYLMRHMASVILMCAPRDLGVAVEDNLTQSSIPRVFPGSGFVPNERFEPSVYIYDNYPNGIGFSDTLYSQSGSLLEDTLSALKQCRCERGCPSCVGPPIRTDGHHKAAARFLLERLLGVGIN, encoded by the coding sequence ATGACCGCAACAAAAGACGATATGACCCAAAAAGCCATGGAAGGGATTCTGACACTGGAGCGGGAGCAGCAGGGTCACGCCCGTGTCGTTCACATCCCCTCCTTTTCCGGCGACTTCCACGATTATCCCGATGAACTGGCCAGGGAAGTGGTTGACCTTTTTGCCCAACGGGGAATTCAACGTATATACTCGCACCAGGCCCGGGCCCTCCGCCACATCCTCGCCGGCCGTCACGTGGTGGTGGCCACACCTACCGCATCAGGAAAGACCTTGATCTACAATGCCGCCAGCCTGAACGCCCTGGCGGCTGACCCGGCGGCCAAGTCTCTCTATATCTTTCCCACCAAGGCCCTGTCCCAGGATCAACTGGCTGAATTATTCGATCTCAACCGCCGTATGGGAGACCGTCTCGGCCTGCACACATATGACGGCGACACCCCCCAATCGATGCGCCGTTCCATCCGCCGCCAGGCCCAGATCGTTCTCACCAATCCCTACATGCTGCATTCGGGTATCCTTCCCCACCATACAAAGTGGATCAGCCTGTTCGAGAACCTGCGTTTCGTAATTCTCGATGAGCTCCATACGTACACGGGCGTCTTCGGCTCGCACATGGCCAACGTGATACGCCGCCTGCGCCGGATCGCCCGGTTTTACGGCAGTGATCCCGTATTTATCATGTCGTCGGCTACCATTGCAAACCCGGAGGAACTGGCGGAACGGATTATTGAATCCCCGGTAGAGGCCGTCCTCGAAAGCGGCGCACCCAGGGGAGAGAAACACCTGGTTTTTTTCAACCCACCGGTAGTGAACCGCCAACTGGGAATCCGGAAATCGTATGTTTCCATGGCCCGGCACATCACCGGCATCCTGGTCAAAAACGGGTTGCAGGTGATTGTGTTCGCCAACTCGCGCCTCAACACGGAGATCCTGGTCAAGTATCTGAAAACCGACCTTGAAAAGCATTTCACCTCAGCCGGCACCGTACGCGGGTATCGCGGGGGATACCTGCCCAAAAAACGTCGTGAAATCGAGAAAGGGCTCCGGGAAGGCCGAATCAAGGCCGTGGTCTCGACCAACGCCCTGGAGTTGGGCATTGACATCGGCGCCCTGGATGCGGCTGTGCTGGCCGCATATCCCGGAACCATCGCGTCCACCTGGCAACGGTTGGGTCGCGCCGGTCGCCGCAGCGACGGTGCAATTGGTGTTTTGATTTCATCGTCTTCTCCGGTTGACCAGTTCATTGCCGGCCACCCAGAGTACTTCACCGAGTCGTCTCCCGAGCAGGGACGCATCAATCCCGACAATTTGTCTATTCTGATCGAGCATATCAAGTGCGCCGCCTTTGAGCTGCCCTTTTCCGACACGGAAACCTTCGGTGGCGAAGACCTCAAGGAAATCCTCAATTACCTGGCTGAGCATCAGGTACTCTATGCCAGGGAAGGAAAGTGGTTCTGGACCACGGAAGGTTACCCCGCGGACACCGTAAGCCTGACGCGCGTCACCTCGGACAACTTCGTGGTGGTGGACCGCACCGGACCGGAGCAGGTAATCGCTGAAGTCGATTTCTCTTCCGCCCTGGAGACCCTCCACCCCAAGGCCATCTATATACTTGAAGGCGTTCAGTACGTGGTGGAAGAATTCGATTACGAAAACCGCAAGGCGTTTGTACGGGAATCCCAATCCGACTACTTCACCGACGCCATCACCAACACGAAAATCTCTATTCTGGACCGCGAGGATGAAACCCGTTCCCATCCGCTGACCACTGCTTTTGGAGACGTGCACGTATTCTCCCAGGTCGTCGGTTTTAAAAAACTCAAGTTCTTTACCAACGAAAACGTGGGCGCCGGCAATCTGCAACTCCCGCAACAGGAAATGCACACCACTGCATTCTGGTTCACCATCAGCGCCGAACTTCTGGAGGATCTTGATGTTCCGGCGGAAGACAAGATCGAGGCAGTCAACGGCCTGGCGTATCTCATGCGCCATATGGCCTCGGTAATTCTCATGTGCGCGCCCCGGGACCTGGGAGTCGCGGTGGAAGACAACCTCACCCAGAGCAGTATTCCCCGGGTGTTTCCCGGAAGCGGATTCGTGCCGAACGAACGGTTTGAACCATCGGTGTACATCTACGACAACTACCCTAATGGCATCGGCTTCTCCGACACCCTCTATTCCCAATCCGGTTCCTTGCTGGAAGACACCTTGTCCGCTCTAAAGCAATGTCGCTGTGAACGCGGTTGCCCGTCCTGCGTCGGCCCTCCGATCCGCACTGACGGCCATCACAAAGCAGCGGCACGCTTCCTGCTGGAGCGGTTGCTGGGGGTGGGGATTAATTGA
- a CDS encoding VWA domain-containing protein: MSLNQRRWMLHLANKAFLLLLVLIPIMALWWRWLRRRGARHVSVSSAEIYPDAASIWKVRAIASLPWLQLAALVLLIAALARPQILNTFQVEKHRGIDILVALDISGSMASVDFKPRNRLEVAKTVIADFIHRRRSDRIGLVVFAGTSFTRCPLTIDDSMLLNALDDTRIGDLEDGTALGMALATSVNRIRHAPTATRIIILITDGVNNRGEIAPRDAASIAREFGIKVYTIGVGRRGQAPYPVTDALGQKRFAMVNVEIDEDLLKEIASTTGGLYFRATDKDSLERIFSEIDRWEKSEVSSRRVVQARELFSWFMGAGLLLLVISAVAQRTWLHELP, from the coding sequence ATGTCCCTGAATCAGAGGAGATGGATGCTTCACCTGGCGAATAAAGCATTCTTACTTTTGCTGGTGCTGATCCCCATCATGGCTTTGTGGTGGCGCTGGCTGCGTCGCAGAGGAGCACGGCATGTGTCGGTCTCCAGCGCGGAAATCTACCCGGACGCGGCATCTATATGGAAAGTACGCGCGATCGCCTCATTGCCCTGGTTACAATTAGCCGCACTGGTCCTGCTCATCGCGGCCCTGGCCAGGCCCCAGATTCTCAACACCTTTCAGGTTGAGAAGCACCGGGGCATTGACATTCTGGTAGCCCTGGACATATCAGGTTCCATGGCTTCAGTAGACTTCAAGCCGCGCAACCGCCTGGAAGTCGCCAAAACCGTGATCGCGGATTTCATTCATCGCCGCCGTTCCGACCGCATCGGCCTGGTGGTTTTCGCCGGCACATCCTTCACCCGCTGCCCCCTCACAATTGATGACTCCATGCTGCTCAATGCTTTGGACGACACCCGCATCGGTGATCTGGAAGATGGAACCGCCCTGGGTATGGCGCTGGCCACTTCGGTCAACCGCATCCGCCATGCTCCGACGGCGACGCGCATCATTATCCTGATTACCGACGGCGTCAACAACCGCGGCGAGATCGCCCCTCGTGATGCGGCCTCGATCGCCAGGGAATTCGGCATCAAGGTTTACACCATCGGTGTCGGTCGTCGCGGTCAGGCACCCTACCCGGTCACGGATGCCTTGGGGCAAAAACGCTTCGCCATGGTAAACGTGGAAATCGACGAAGACCTGTTGAAAGAAATCGCCAGCACGACCGGGGGACTCTACTTCCGCGCCACGGACAAAGACTCTCTCGAACGGATTTTCAGTGAAATCGATCGCTGGGAAAAGAGTGAAGTCTCTTCCCGTCGCGTCGTTCAGGCGCGCGAACTGTTTTCGTGGTTTATGGGTGCTGGGTTGCTGTTGTTGGTGATATCCGCCGTGGC
- a CDS encoding DUF58 domain-containing protein gives MISNEILRKVRRIEIISRKASKELLAGEYHSAFKGRGMEFSQVREYELGDDIRLIDWNVTSRTGHLYVKQFVEEREMTVILALDLSASLAFISRGKIKREVAAEIAALIAFTAMLNNDKVGLLLFTDTIERYIPPQKGRTHLLRIIREILTFSPKSVGTSIHTGLTYLNRVSRRHAIVFLISDFLDHGFEPPLKVAARKHDLVAVRILDPRERSIPRRGTFRARDLESGREFLLDFSRRHTVKAFSAALLEREERLQTFFRRIHVDSIDVPDDSSPEKPLFDFFLRRRRRFGR, from the coding sequence ATGATTTCCAATGAAATCCTGCGCAAGGTCCGGCGCATTGAGATTATTTCGCGCAAAGCGTCCAAAGAACTCCTGGCCGGAGAGTACCATTCCGCTTTCAAAGGCAGGGGCATGGAGTTTTCTCAAGTACGAGAATACGAGCTCGGAGACGACATTCGCCTGATCGATTGGAACGTCACTTCACGTACAGGGCACTTATACGTGAAACAGTTCGTGGAAGAACGCGAAATGACGGTGATCCTGGCCCTTGATCTTTCCGCTTCCCTGGCCTTTATTTCCCGCGGCAAGATTAAGCGGGAAGTGGCCGCGGAAATTGCCGCCCTGATTGCGTTTACCGCCATGTTGAACAACGACAAAGTGGGACTGCTCCTGTTTACGGATACCATTGAACGCTACATCCCCCCGCAAAAAGGGCGGACCCATTTGCTGCGCATCATCCGTGAAATCCTCACCTTCTCACCAAAATCCGTCGGCACCTCAATTCATACCGGGTTGACTTACCTGAACCGAGTGAGCCGCCGCCATGCCATTGTCTTCCTCATTTCCGACTTCCTGGACCACGGCTTTGAGCCCCCCCTTAAAGTGGCGGCCCGCAAACATGACCTGGTGGCCGTGCGCATCCTGGACCCCCGAGAACGCAGCATTCCCCGACGGGGAACATTTCGCGCCCGCGATCTTGAATCCGGCCGGGAATTTCTGTTGGATTTCTCACGCCGCCATACCGTCAAGGCCTTTTCAGCCGCCCTGTTGGAGCGGGAAGAACGCTTGCAAACGTTTTTCCGCCGCATTCATGTCGACAGCATTGATGTGCCGGACGACTCAAGCCCGGAAAAACCCCTGTTTGACTTCTTTCTGCGCCGGCGCAGGAGATTCGGACGATGA